A single Eleginops maclovinus isolate JMC-PN-2008 ecotype Puerto Natales chromosome 5, JC_Emac_rtc_rv5, whole genome shotgun sequence DNA region contains:
- the LOC134864622 gene encoding heme oxygenase-like encodes METEKKSLTSAEQMTDRDLSEQIKKVTMEIHTRAEKTELMMSFMRGQVTLAQYKLLLCSLYEVYQTLEEEMDRNSNHPGVAPIYFPTELARLEAIAKDLEYFYGRDWREKIIVPAATKRYCHRLRQIGKENPEFLLAHAYTRYLGDLSGGQVLGRIAQKSMGLKGSEGLSFFAFPGVSNPTLFKQLYRSRMNSVELTEEERNGMLEEAVRAFELNIQVFDDLQNMLLTVPEKKLQTCSTQSKPVNTLQIPISQTAPLLRMVLGLFVALATVSAGLYVF; translated from the exons ATGGAGACAGAGAAGAAATCCTTGACATCAGCAGAGCAGATGActgacag GGATCTgtcagaacaaataaaaaaggtcacGATGGAAATCCACACCAGGGCAGAAAAAACTGAACTGATGATGAGCTTCATGAGGGGACAAGTCACCCTAGCACAGTACAag ctcctcctgtGCTCGCTGTACGAGGTGTACCAGACCTTGGAAGAAGAGATGGACAGGAACTCCAACCACCCTGGTGTCGCACCTATTTACTTCCCGACTGAACTGGCCAGACTGGAGGCCATTGCGAAAGACCTGGAATACTTCTATGGCCGGGACTGGAGAGAGAAGATCATTGTCCCTGCAGCCACTAAAAGATACTGCCACAGACTCAGACAA aTTGGTAAAGAAAACCCTGAATTTCTGCTGGCCCATGCTTACACTAGGTACTTAGGTGACCTGTCTGGAGGGCAGGTTCTGGGTCGAATCGCCCAGAAGTCCATGGGGCTGAAGGGCAGTGAAGGCCTGTCGTTTTTCGCCTTCCCTGGTGTGTCCAACCCCACCCTGTTCAAACAGCTGTATCGCAGCCGGATGAACAGCGTTGAGTtgacggaggaggagaggaacgGCATGCTGGAGGAGGCCGTGAGGGCGTTTGAGTTAAACATTCAG gtCTTTGATGATTTGCAGAATATGCTGCTGACTGTCCCTGAAAAAAAGCTGCAGACTTGTTCAACACAATCCAAACCAGTAAACACACTCCAGATTCCCATCAGCCAAACTGCCCCACTGCTCAGGATGGTGCTGGGGCTGTTTGTGGCTCTGGCCACAGTCAGTGCAGGACTTTATGTTTTTTAG